A window from Actinomycetospora corticicola encodes these proteins:
- the pyrR gene encoding bifunctional pyr operon transcriptional regulator/uracil phosphoribosyltransferase PyrR, whose translation MPTRRRGGPVPNGASNAEGERELLSSADLARTVARIAHEILEKTAESGAPVVLLGLPTRGIHLARRLAERITAIDADTTVGVGTLDPTLYRDDLRRQPTRPLAETDIPAGGIDDVIVVLVDDVLMSGRTVRAALDALRDHGRPRAVQLAVLVDRGHRELPIRADYVGKNVPTNRAEDVAVSLLESDGADGVAIR comes from the coding sequence GTGCCCACGCGGCGCCGGGGCGGTCCCGTACCGAACGGTGCGTCGAACGCCGAGGGTGAGCGCGAGCTCCTCTCCTCGGCCGACCTCGCCCGGACGGTGGCACGGATCGCCCACGAGATCCTCGAGAAGACCGCGGAGTCCGGAGCACCCGTCGTGCTCCTCGGGCTGCCCACCCGCGGCATCCACCTGGCCCGTCGCCTGGCCGAGCGCATCACCGCGATCGACGCGGACACGACCGTCGGGGTCGGCACCCTCGACCCGACGCTCTACCGCGACGACCTCCGGCGCCAGCCGACCCGGCCGCTCGCCGAGACCGACATCCCCGCCGGCGGCATCGACGACGTGATCGTCGTGCTGGTCGACGACGTGCTGATGTCCGGTCGCACCGTGCGGGCCGCCCTCGACGCGTTGCGCGACCACGGCCGCCCGCGCGCCGTGCAGCTCGCCGTGCTCGTCGATCGCGGGCACCGGGAGCTGCCGATCCGCGCGGACTACGTCGGCAAGAACGTGCCCACCAACCGCGCCGAGGACGTGGCGGTCTCGCTGCTCGAGTCCGACGGCGCGGACGGCGTGGCGATCCGATGA
- a CDS encoding aspartate carbamoyltransferase catalytic subunit: MRHLLSTEGLRREQAEALLDTAASMEQALTGRAVRKLPTLRGRTVVTLFYENSTRTRVSFEVAGKWMSADTINVSASGSSVGKGESLRDTASTLAAAGADAIVVRHPASGAPHRIAGWLDRVGHSHTDGHVAVVNAGDGTHEHPTQALLDAATLRKRLGTDLTGRRVAVVGDVLHSRVARSNAHLLATLGAEVTLVAPPTLLPAGVDAWPVTVTHDLDAHLATGPDAVMMLRVQAERMHGGFFPSAREYAVRFGLNQRRADTLPDHAVVLHPGPAVRGMEIASSVADSDRAAIGEQVTAGVHVRMAVLYHLLAGEDVA, translated from the coding sequence CTGCGCCACCTGCTCTCCACCGAGGGACTGCGCCGCGAGCAGGCCGAGGCGCTGCTCGACACCGCGGCGAGCATGGAGCAGGCCCTCACCGGTCGGGCCGTGCGCAAGCTGCCGACGCTGCGCGGGCGCACCGTGGTGACGCTGTTCTACGAGAACTCCACCCGCACCCGGGTCTCCTTCGAGGTCGCGGGCAAGTGGATGAGCGCCGACACCATCAACGTGTCCGCGAGCGGCTCCAGCGTGGGCAAGGGGGAGTCGCTGCGCGACACCGCGTCCACGCTCGCGGCCGCCGGAGCGGACGCGATCGTCGTCCGGCACCCGGCGTCGGGGGCCCCGCACCGCATCGCGGGCTGGCTCGACCGGGTCGGGCACTCGCACACCGACGGCCACGTCGCCGTGGTCAACGCCGGTGACGGCACGCACGAGCACCCCACCCAGGCGCTGCTCGACGCCGCCACCCTGCGCAAGCGGCTCGGCACCGACCTCACGGGACGGCGGGTCGCGGTCGTCGGCGACGTGCTGCACAGCCGGGTGGCGCGCTCCAACGCCCACCTGCTGGCGACGCTCGGCGCCGAGGTCACGCTCGTGGCCCCGCCGACCCTGCTGCCCGCGGGCGTCGACGCGTGGCCGGTCACGGTGACCCACGACCTCGACGCGCACCTCGCCACCGGCCCGGACGCCGTGATGATGCTGCGCGTGCAGGCCGAGCGGATGCACGGCGGCTTCTTCCCGAGCGCGCGGGAGTACGCCGTGCGCTTCGGGCTCAACCAGCGGCGCGCCGACACGCTGCCCGACCACGCCGTGGTCCTGCACCCCGGCCCGGCCGTCCGCGGCATGGAGATCGCCAGCTCCGTGGCCGACTCCGACCGGGCCGCCATCGGCGAGCAGGTCACCGCCGGGGTCCACGTGCGGATGGCCGTGCTCTACCACCTGCTGGCCGGAGAGGACGTCGCATGA
- a CDS encoding dihydroorotase: protein MSTTRIANARPYGEDPTDLYVSGGVLVDAVDDPDETVDAEGLIALPGLVDLHTHLREPGGEEAETIATGSAAAALGGYTAVFAMPNTDPVQDSPVVVEHVWRRGREVGLVDVHPVGAVTVSLGGERLAEMGMMAASAAGVRMFSDDGRCVNDPLIMRRALEYARSLDVVVAQHAEDHRLTVGAQAHEGPVAARLGLTGWPATAEESIVARDAMLAAAAGARLHVCHLSTAGSVEVLRWARDTLLPGTGARVSAEVTPHHLLLTDTAAEDYDPVHKVNPPLRPEADTLALRRALADGLIDCVATDHAPHAVEAKDCEWSQARPGMLGLQTALPVVAATMVTTGLLDWRGVARVTSEVPAAIAGLSDQGRPLVVGEPANLVLVDPDARWTVRGADLASIADNTPYEGMELPVGVVHTMLRGRWTVQDGKVITHEV from the coding sequence ATGAGCACCACGAGGATCGCGAACGCCCGCCCCTACGGCGAGGACCCGACCGACCTGTACGTCTCGGGCGGCGTCCTCGTCGACGCGGTGGACGACCCCGACGAGACCGTCGACGCCGAGGGCCTGATCGCCCTCCCGGGCCTGGTGGACCTGCACACCCACCTGCGCGAGCCGGGCGGCGAGGAGGCCGAGACCATCGCCACCGGGTCGGCCGCGGCGGCGCTCGGGGGCTACACCGCGGTGTTCGCGATGCCGAACACCGATCCCGTGCAGGACTCGCCGGTCGTCGTCGAGCACGTCTGGCGACGCGGACGCGAGGTCGGGCTGGTCGACGTCCACCCGGTCGGCGCGGTCACCGTCTCACTCGGCGGGGAGCGCCTCGCCGAGATGGGGATGATGGCCGCCTCCGCGGCCGGCGTCCGGATGTTCTCCGACGACGGCCGCTGCGTGAACGACCCGCTGATCATGCGGCGCGCCCTCGAGTACGCGCGCTCGCTCGACGTCGTGGTGGCCCAGCACGCCGAGGACCACCGGCTCACCGTCGGCGCCCAGGCCCACGAGGGGCCGGTCGCGGCGCGGCTCGGTCTCACCGGGTGGCCCGCCACCGCCGAGGAGTCGATCGTCGCCCGCGACGCGATGCTCGCGGCGGCCGCCGGGGCCCGGCTGCACGTCTGCCACCTCTCGACGGCGGGCTCGGTCGAGGTCCTGCGCTGGGCGCGGGACACGCTGCTGCCGGGGACCGGGGCACGGGTCAGCGCCGAGGTCACCCCGCACCACCTGCTGCTCACCGACACCGCGGCCGAGGACTACGACCCGGTGCACAAGGTCAACCCGCCGCTGCGCCCGGAGGCCGACACCCTCGCGCTGCGCCGGGCGCTGGCCGACGGGCTGATCGACTGCGTCGCCACCGACCACGCACCGCACGCGGTGGAGGCGAAGGACTGCGAGTGGTCGCAGGCCCGACCCGGCATGCTGGGACTGCAGACCGCGCTCCCGGTCGTCGCCGCCACCATGGTGACGACGGGTCTGCTCGACTGGCGCGGCGTGGCGCGGGTCACGAGCGAGGTCCCGGCCGCGATCGCCGGGCTGTCCGACCAGGGCCGCCCGCTCGTGGTCGGCGAACCCGCGAACCTCGTGCTGGTCGACCCCGACGCCCGCTGGACGGTGCGCGGGGCGGACCTCGCGAGCATTGCCGACAACACCCCCTACGAGGGGATGGAGCTCCCCGTCGGCGTGGTGCACACCATGCTGCGGGGACGATGGACCGTGCAGGACGGAAAGGTCATCACTCATGAGGTCTGA
- the carA gene encoding glutamine-hydrolyzing carbamoyl-phosphate synthase small subunit, with protein MRSEALLVLEDGTVHRGESFGATGRTLGEAVFTTGMTGYQETLTDPSYHRQIVVATAPHIGNTGWNDEDDESTRIHVAGYVVRDPARTPSNWRSRRTLDDELERQGVVGLAGVDTRAVTRRLREHGSMRAGVFSGDGLATEREMLGAVRDSPEMAGADLAGAVTTAEPYVVAAEGTRRFSVAALDLGIKANTPRMLAQRGIETRVLPSTTTLDELLDGSPDGVFLSNGPGDPATADHAVELTRGVLERGVPLFGICFGNQILGRALGMGTFKLRYGHRGINVPVYDHTTGTVAITSQNHGFALTGTPGEHVDSPFGRVHLSHGCPNDDVVEGVTCTSVPAFSVQYHPEAAAGPHDAADLFDRFAALMGGR; from the coding sequence ATGAGGTCTGAGGCGTTGCTGGTGCTGGAGGACGGCACCGTCCATCGCGGCGAGTCCTTCGGGGCGACCGGCCGCACCCTCGGCGAGGCCGTCTTCACCACCGGCATGACCGGCTACCAGGAGACGCTCACCGACCCGAGCTACCACCGCCAGATCGTCGTGGCGACCGCGCCGCACATCGGCAACACCGGGTGGAACGACGAGGACGACGAGTCCACGCGCATCCACGTCGCCGGCTACGTGGTGCGCGACCCGGCGCGGACGCCCTCGAACTGGCGCTCCCGGCGAACCCTCGACGACGAGCTCGAGCGGCAGGGGGTCGTCGGTCTCGCCGGCGTCGACACCCGCGCGGTGACCCGACGGCTGCGCGAGCACGGCTCGATGCGCGCCGGGGTCTTCTCCGGCGACGGGCTCGCGACCGAGCGCGAGATGCTCGGGGCCGTCCGCGACAGCCCCGAGATGGCGGGCGCCGACCTCGCGGGCGCGGTGACCACCGCCGAGCCCTACGTCGTCGCCGCCGAGGGCACCCGGCGCTTCTCCGTCGCCGCCCTCGACCTCGGCATCAAGGCCAACACCCCCCGCATGCTCGCGCAGCGCGGGATCGAGACCCGGGTGCTGCCGAGCACCACGACCCTCGACGAGCTGCTCGACGGGTCCCCCGACGGGGTGTTCCTCTCCAACGGCCCGGGCGACCCGGCCACCGCCGACCACGCCGTCGAGCTCACCCGCGGCGTCCTGGAGCGCGGCGTCCCGCTGTTCGGCATCTGCTTCGGCAACCAGATCCTCGGGCGCGCCCTGGGGATGGGGACGTTCAAGCTGCGCTACGGCCACCGCGGGATCAACGTGCCGGTGTACGACCACACCACGGGGACCGTCGCCATCACGAGCCAGAACCACGGGTTCGCGCTCACGGGCACGCCCGGTGAGCACGTGGACTCCCCGTTCGGCCGGGTGCACCTCTCGCACGGCTGTCCGAATGACGACGTCGTCGAGGGCGTGACCTGCACGTCGGTCCCCGCGTTCTCCGTGCAGTACCACCCGGAAGCGGCCGCGGGCCCGCACGACGCCGCCGACCTCTTCGACCGATTCGCAGCCCTGATGGGAGGGCGCTGA
- the carB gene encoding carbamoyl-phosphate synthase large subunit — protein MPRREDIHHVLVIGSGPIVIGQAAEFDYSGTQACRVLREEGLRVSLVNSNPATIMTDPEIADATYVEPIDVAHITQVIEAERPDALLATLGGQTALNAAIALHDAGVLERYGVELIGADVDAIQRGEDRLKFKDIVRSVGGDVPRSEVCHSMAEVRATVAEVGLPVVIRPSFTMGGLGSGLAYTDEELERLAGTGLAASPVHEVLIEESVLGWKEYELELMRDHRDNVVVICSIENVDPMGVHTGDSVTVAPAMTLTDREYQLMRDMGIKVLREVGVETGGCNIQFAVQPDTGRLVVIEMNPRVSRSSALASKATGFPIAKIAARLAVGYSLDEITNDITGETPASFEPTLDYVVVKVPRFAFEKFPGADPTLTTTMKSVGEGMALGRSFPEALNKALRSAETKDAGFGTRPDPEGLSAADAVKQAALPRDGRLYAVERALRLGASVAEVSEASGIDPWFVEQIEGIVALRREIAEAPVLDAGLLRRGKRAGLSDLQIATVRPELAGEAGVRALRHRLGVRPVYKTVDTCAAEFEARTPYHYSAYESDPAAESEVAPQTERPKVIILGSGPNRIGQGIEFDYSCVHAATSLRAAGFETVMLNCNPETVSTDYDTADRLYFEPLTEEDVLEVVHSERTSGGGDATRLPGGGYSAGLAGVVVQLGGQTPLKLAAALEAAGVPIVGTPPAAIDLAEERGAFGHVLHDAGLPAPPYGTATSFDGAREIAATIGYPVLVRPSYVLGGRGMEIVYDDETLADYIARATEVTPDHPVLVDRFLDDAIEIDVDALCDATGEVYLGGVMEHIEEAGVHSGDSSCTLPPITLGLSDLEVVRASTVALARRLGVLGLMNVQYALKDETLYVLEANPRASRTVPFVSKATGVPLASAAARVMLGATIADLRHEGVLPASGDGGHLPAQHPVAVKEAVLPFHRFRRPDGRGVDSLLGPEMKSTGEVMGIDVAFSTAFAKAQAAAAGPLPTSGRIFVSVANRDKRALIFPVKRLADLGFEILATAGTASVLERNGIPCQVVRKHFEGPDSIVDTILAGEVGMIINTPVGHTGPRIDGYEIRAAALNVGVPCITTVQGAAAAVQGIESVIRGEITVTPLQVLHERLAKARATEVV, from the coding sequence ATGCCGCGCCGCGAGGACATCCACCACGTCCTGGTCATCGGGTCCGGCCCGATCGTGATCGGGCAGGCCGCCGAGTTCGACTACTCGGGGACGCAGGCCTGCCGGGTCCTGCGCGAGGAGGGCCTGCGCGTCTCGCTGGTCAACTCGAACCCGGCGACGATCATGACCGACCCCGAGATCGCCGACGCCACCTACGTCGAACCGATCGACGTCGCCCACATCACCCAGGTCATCGAGGCCGAGCGACCCGACGCCCTGCTCGCGACGCTGGGCGGGCAGACCGCCCTGAACGCCGCGATCGCCCTGCACGACGCCGGGGTGCTCGAGCGCTACGGCGTCGAGCTGATCGGCGCCGACGTCGACGCGATCCAGCGGGGCGAGGACCGGCTGAAGTTCAAGGACATCGTCCGCTCCGTCGGCGGCGACGTCCCGCGCTCCGAGGTCTGCCACTCCATGGCGGAGGTCCGGGCGACGGTCGCCGAGGTCGGGCTGCCCGTGGTCATCCGGCCGAGCTTCACGATGGGCGGGCTCGGCTCGGGCCTGGCCTACACCGACGAGGAGCTCGAGCGCCTCGCGGGCACCGGCCTCGCCGCCAGCCCGGTGCACGAGGTCCTCATCGAGGAGTCGGTGCTCGGCTGGAAGGAGTACGAGCTCGAGCTCATGCGCGACCACCGCGACAACGTGGTGGTCATCTGCTCGATCGAGAACGTCGACCCGATGGGCGTGCACACCGGCGACTCGGTGACCGTCGCGCCCGCGATGACGCTCACCGACCGCGAGTACCAGCTCATGCGCGACATGGGCATCAAGGTGCTCCGCGAGGTCGGCGTCGAGACCGGCGGCTGCAACATCCAGTTCGCGGTGCAGCCCGACACCGGCCGCCTCGTCGTCATCGAGATGAACCCGCGCGTCTCCCGCTCGAGTGCGCTGGCCTCGAAGGCCACCGGCTTCCCGATCGCGAAGATCGCCGCGCGCCTCGCCGTCGGCTACAGCCTCGACGAGATCACCAACGACATCACCGGCGAGACGCCGGCGAGCTTCGAGCCGACGCTCGACTACGTCGTGGTCAAGGTGCCGCGGTTCGCCTTCGAGAAGTTCCCCGGCGCGGACCCCACCCTCACCACGACGATGAAGTCGGTCGGCGAGGGCATGGCGCTCGGCCGCAGTTTCCCCGAGGCGCTCAACAAGGCGCTGCGTTCCGCCGAGACCAAGGACGCGGGCTTCGGCACGCGACCGGACCCGGAGGGCCTGTCCGCCGCCGACGCGGTGAAGCAGGCCGCGCTGCCCCGCGACGGCCGGCTCTACGCCGTCGAGCGGGCGCTGCGGCTCGGCGCGTCCGTCGCCGAGGTCAGCGAGGCCTCCGGCATCGACCCGTGGTTCGTCGAGCAGATCGAGGGCATCGTCGCGCTGCGTCGCGAGATCGCCGAGGCCCCCGTGCTCGACGCCGGACTACTGCGCCGCGGCAAGCGCGCCGGGCTCTCCGACCTCCAGATCGCCACCGTCCGCCCCGAGCTCGCGGGGGAGGCCGGGGTGCGCGCCCTGCGCCACCGGCTCGGGGTGCGCCCGGTCTACAAGACCGTCGACACCTGCGCCGCCGAGTTCGAGGCCCGCACGCCGTACCACTACTCGGCCTACGAGTCCGACCCCGCGGCCGAGTCCGAGGTCGCCCCGCAGACCGAGCGGCCGAAGGTCATCATCCTCGGCTCCGGGCCGAACCGGATCGGCCAGGGCATCGAGTTCGACTACTCGTGCGTGCACGCCGCGACGTCCCTGCGCGCGGCGGGCTTCGAGACGGTGATGCTCAACTGCAACCCCGAGACCGTCTCCACCGACTACGACACCGCCGACCGCCTCTACTTCGAGCCCCTCACCGAGGAGGACGTGCTCGAGGTGGTCCACTCGGAGCGGACGTCCGGCGGAGGGGACGCCACCCGGCTGCCCGGCGGCGGGTACTCCGCCGGTCTGGCCGGCGTGGTCGTCCAGCTCGGCGGGCAGACCCCGCTGAAGCTCGCCGCTGCGCTCGAGGCCGCGGGCGTGCCGATCGTGGGCACCCCGCCCGCCGCCATCGATCTCGCCGAGGAGCGCGGCGCCTTCGGCCACGTCCTCCACGACGCCGGGCTGCCCGCGCCGCCCTACGGCACCGCCACCAGCTTCGACGGCGCCCGCGAGATCGCGGCGACGATCGGCTACCCGGTGCTGGTCCGCCCCTCCTACGTCCTGGGCGGGCGCGGGATGGAGATCGTCTACGACGACGAGACGCTGGCCGACTACATCGCCCGCGCCACCGAGGTCACCCCCGACCACCCGGTGCTGGTCGACCGCTTCCTCGACGACGCCATCGAGATCGACGTCGACGCGCTCTGCGACGCCACCGGCGAGGTCTATCTCGGCGGCGTCATGGAGCACATCGAGGAGGCCGGGGTGCACTCCGGCGACTCCTCGTGCACCCTGCCGCCGATCACCCTCGGGCTCTCCGACCTCGAGGTCGTGCGGGCCTCGACGGTGGCCCTGGCCCGGCGCCTCGGGGTGCTCGGCCTGATGAACGTGCAGTACGCGCTCAAGGACGAGACGCTCTACGTCCTCGAGGCCAACCCGCGCGCGAGCCGCACGGTGCCCTTCGTCTCGAAGGCCACCGGGGTCCCGCTGGCGAGCGCCGCGGCCCGCGTGATGCTCGGCGCCACGATCGCCGACCTGCGCCACGAGGGGGTCCTGCCCGCCTCCGGGGACGGCGGGCACCTGCCCGCCCAGCACCCGGTGGCGGTCAAGGAGGCCGTGCTGCCCTTCCACCGCTTCCGCCGGCCCGACGGCCGCGGGGTGGACTCGCTGCTCGGCCCGGAGATGAAGTCGACTGGCGAGGTCATGGGCATCGACGTCGCCTTCTCGACGGCGTTCGCGAAGGCGCAGGCGGCGGCCGCCGGACCCCTCCCGACGTCGGGAAGGATCTTCGTCTCGGTGGCGAACCGCGACAAGCGGGCGCTGATCTTCCCGGTGAAGCGCCTGGCCGACCTCGGCTTCGAGATCCTCGCGACGGCGGGCACGGCGAGCGTCCTCGAGCGCAACGGCATCCCGTGCCAGGTGGTGCGCAAGCACTTCGAGGGGCCCGACAGCATCGTCGACACGATCCTCGCCGGCGAGGTCGGCATGATCATCAACACGCCGGTCGGCCACACCGGGCCGCGCATCGACGGCTACGAGATCCGGGCCGCGGCGCTCAACGTCGGGGTCCCGTGCATCACCACGGTGCAGGGGGCGGCGGCGGCCGTGCAGGGCATCGAGTCGGTCATCCGCGGGGAGATCACGGTCACCCCGCTGCAGGTGCTGCACGAGCGGCTGGCGAAAGCCCGGGCGACGGAGGTCGTGTGA
- the pyrF gene encoding orotidine-5'-phosphate decarboxylase, translating into MTAGASAATGRNAARAAFTDRLTAAVGAHGPLCVGIDPHPGLLARWGHEDDAAGVERFGRDAVAALAGHVAVVKPQVALFEVHGSGGVRALERVLADARDAGLLTIADAKRGDIGSTMTAYARAWLADTSPLAADAVTLSPYLGVGSLTPALDLAAETGRGVFVLARTSNAEAAAVQSAQSWTALSDPSSPGMREVAQGVVDACAAANAARVRAGGSGPAGVVVGATGGTTGRAHGLDLTRLHGPVLVPGLGAQGATPDDLARTFADGTGPVVPSSSREILSAGPDPEALRDACLALNGALRALALPAGPIGA; encoded by the coding sequence GTGACGGCGGGGGCGAGCGCGGCGACGGGGAGGAACGCGGCGCGGGCCGCCTTCACCGACCGGCTCACCGCGGCCGTCGGCGCGCACGGCCCGCTGTGCGTGGGCATCGACCCGCACCCGGGTCTGCTCGCGCGGTGGGGTCACGAGGACGACGCGGCGGGCGTGGAGCGCTTCGGGCGCGACGCGGTCGCGGCCCTCGCCGGGCACGTCGCCGTGGTCAAGCCCCAGGTCGCGCTGTTCGAGGTGCACGGGAGCGGGGGAGTGCGGGCGCTCGAGCGCGTCCTCGCCGACGCGCGCGACGCCGGGCTCCTGACGATCGCCGACGCCAAGCGGGGTGACATCGGCTCGACCATGACCGCCTACGCGCGGGCCTGGCTGGCCGACACCTCCCCGCTGGCGGCGGACGCGGTGACGCTGTCGCCCTACCTCGGGGTCGGCTCGCTCACCCCGGCGCTGGACCTCGCCGCCGAGACCGGGCGGGGCGTGTTCGTCCTGGCCCGGACGTCGAACGCGGAGGCGGCGGCGGTGCAGTCGGCGCAGTCGTGGACGGCGCTGTCCGACCCGTCGAGTCCCGGCATGCGGGAGGTCGCGCAGGGCGTGGTGGACGCGTGTGCGGCCGCCAACGCGGCGCGGGTCCGGGCGGGGGGCAGCGGGCCGGCCGGGGTCGTCGTGGGCGCCACGGGCGGCACCACGGGCCGTGCGCACGGTCTGGACCTCACCCGCCTGCACGGGCCGGTGCTGGTGCCGGGCCTCGGGGCCCAGGGGGCGACCCCGGACGACCTCGCGCGCACGTTCGCCGACGGCACGGGACCCGTCGTCCCGTCGAGCTCGCGCGAGATCCTGTCCGCGGGCCCCGACCCGGAGGCGCTGCGCGACGCGTGTCTCGCGTTGAACGGCGCCCTGCGCGCCCTGGCCCTGCCCGCCGGGCCGATCGGCGCGTGA
- the mihF gene encoding integration host factor, actinobacterial type: MALPELTEEQRAAALEKAAAARRARAELKERLKRGGTTLGDVLEQSDSDEVLGKMKVSALLEALPGVGKVRAQQIMERLEIAPSRRLRGLGERQRKALLAEFDGE, from the coding sequence GTGGCACTTCCCGAGCTGACCGAGGAGCAGCGGGCGGCCGCGCTGGAGAAGGCCGCCGCTGCCCGCCGCGCCCGGGCCGAGCTCAAGGAGCGGCTCAAGCGTGGCGGCACCACCCTCGGTGACGTGCTCGAGCAGTCCGACTCCGACGAGGTGCTCGGCAAGATGAAGGTCTCGGCGCTGCTCGAGGCCCTGCCCGGCGTCGGCAAGGTCCGCGCCCAGCAGATCATGGAGCGGCTGGAGATCGCCCCCAGCCGCCGCCTGCGCGGCCTCGGCGAGCGCCAGCGCAAGGCGCTGCTCGCGGAGTTCGACGGGGAGTGA
- the gmk gene encoding guanylate kinase — translation MTHDGGATGGRGRLLVLAGPSGVGKSTVVAELRRMAAPLWFSVSATTRAARPGEQDGREYHFVSESDFDRMVDEGEMLEWASIHRGLHRSGTPAAPVEAHLAAGEPVLLELDLAGARAVRQRRPDALLVFLEPPSWEVLVDRLTGRGTEPQDVIDRRLATARIELDARREFDVGLVNHDVRETARRLVDLAHPSDAAACTDTRAGAIGPRSAGASE, via the coding sequence GTGACGCACGACGGTGGAGCGACGGGCGGGCGGGGACGTCTGCTCGTCCTCGCCGGCCCGTCCGGCGTCGGCAAGAGCACCGTCGTGGCGGAGCTGCGCCGGATGGCCGCGCCGCTGTGGTTCAGCGTCTCGGCCACCACCCGGGCGGCCCGCCCGGGGGAGCAGGACGGCCGCGAGTACCACTTCGTCTCCGAGTCCGACTTCGACCGCATGGTCGACGAGGGCGAGATGCTGGAGTGGGCCTCGATCCACCGTGGTCTGCACCGCTCGGGCACGCCGGCCGCCCCGGTCGAGGCGCACCTCGCCGCGGGCGAGCCGGTCCTGCTCGAGCTGGACCTCGCCGGGGCCCGCGCGGTCCGGCAGCGTCGGCCGGACGCCCTGCTGGTCTTCCTCGAACCGCCCTCGTGGGAGGTCCTGGTGGACCGGCTGACCGGCCGGGGCACCGAGCCGCAGGACGTGATCGACCGGCGCCTGGCCACCGCCCGCATCGAACTCGACGCCCGTCGGGAGTTCGACGTGGGCCTGGTGAACCACGACGTCCGGGAGACCGCACGGCGGTTGGTAGACTTGGCACACCCCTCCGACGCCGCTGCCTGCACGGACACCCGCGCGGGCGCCATCGGACCCCGATCCGCAGGAGCCAGTGAATGA
- the rpoZ gene encoding DNA-directed RNA polymerase subunit omega, which yields MSITTSRVTGGFHDVPEGITNPPIDELLETVSSKYALVIYAAKRARQINDYYAQLGEGLLEYVGPLVEPGPREKPLSIAMREIHSHLLEHTEGE from the coding sequence ATGAGCATCACCACCAGTCGCGTCACCGGTGGCTTCCACGACGTGCCCGAGGGCATCACCAACCCGCCGATCGACGAGCTGCTGGAGACCGTCAGCTCGAAGTACGCACTGGTGATCTACGCCGCCAAGCGGGCCCGTCAGATCAACGACTACTACGCGCAGCTCGGCGAGGGCCTGCTCGAGTACGTCGGCCCGCTCGTGGAGCCGGGCCCGCGCGAGAAGCCGCTGTCGATCGCGATGCGCGAGATCCACTCGCACCTGCTCGAGCACACCGAGGGCGAGTAA